TCCAGTAATTCATCTATTACTGGAATTGGGAATTTATCCTTAATAGTTTCCTTGTTGAGGGCTCTGTAATCAACACATAAACGCCAACTGCCATCGTGTTTTCTGACTAATAATACAGGAGATGAAAAGGGGCTGGAGCTGGGTCTAATAACTCCAGTAGTCAGTAATTCAGAgacaattttttctatttcagcCTTTTGGTAGTGGGGGTATCGATAGGGTCGGGTAGAGATTGGGTTAGTACCCTCCTTCAAAACGATCTTGTGGTCATGAGACCTGGGAGGAGGCAAGCCCACAGGCTCTTGAAAAACCTGATGAAAGTGTTCTAGCAACTGACAAATTTCTGTGCAGCACGGCTGAGATGGCTGTTCCACCTCAGTATCTATTAACTGTAAGATAAGTGCCTTCCCTTTTTGAACAGTTTGcaacaaaaatttatcctcttcaTTAACAAAAGTAGTAGCACTTAATTGTAGGCCCTTTAACCCCACTATTTTACCCTTCCACCGAAATTGCATCACTAAGCTAGCAAAATCCCAAGTAATTGGTCCAAGGCTTTTTAACCACTGTACTCCCAACACAGCACCACATCCAGGTAAGGATAAAATGTGAAATGAGGGAGAGAATGTGGTACCTTGTATGTTAGTGAGTACATTACTGCAATAGCCTTGACTCTGCAAGAGCTCCCCATTCGCCACCCGTACCTTGAGCTGTCCAGCTCCATTCATAGGTAACtgatttttctttacaattaGAGGATCAAGAAAATTGTGGGTGCTTCCGGAGTCCACCAAAATCACCACCATAGAGGTGCCAATCTTCCCCCATACCCTCATTGTATTCGGACAAGGGGTGCCCGTGAGTGCATTGAGAGAAATTTCTGGATTACTCCCAAGCAGTAGTTTAGGCCCCGTCTCTTCAGGTTCTGTTGAGTCATAAAATACTTCATCAGTGATGTCTTCTGCAACCGCTTCTGAACCGTGTAGTAAGTAGAGCTTAGGGTTTTTACACACATGAAATGGGTTCCATTTCTCTTCACAGTGATAACACaagcctttttttcttttttcatccatttgcatAGAAGAAATTTTTCGTGTAGGTACTGCTGGTCTGGTAATTCTAAGAGAGTTTTCACTGATTGATCCTCCTTGGTTATTACTGAAGTAAGATGTACTGCCCTTATCCCCCCATGTTTTTGTTGATCTCCTTGAACTGACAATATACTCCTCTTGGATTCGTGCGAGGCCAAATGCTGCATTCAGATTTACTGGGTTGAACATACGAAGGGGAAGGCGAATCTCATCTCGAAGGCCACTGAGGAAGCAGCTTAACTTATGGGAGTCTGGAAGTTTTTCAGTCTATTGGAAAGGGCTTCAAATCTGGCCTTGTATTCTGCCACAGAGGAGGTTTGCTTGAGGCGTGTGATGTCCTCCATGGGATCATCATAAGCAGTAGGTCCGAATCTGAGTTGAAGAGCTTGGATAAAAGTTTGCCAACATGTGCATTGGCCAGTGTCTGCAGCATCCTGATACCACACAAGAGCCCCACCATTCATATGGTAGGAAGCCATGAGAAGTCTATGGGCACCAAGTGTTTGATGAAAGTCAAAGTAATGTGAGGCCTTAAAAATCCATCCCGCCGGGTCTGTGCCATCAAAAGAAGGAAACTCCAGCTTGATTCCTCTAATTGGTGGTCGTCGCTGTTCCATCTGGTCCTGTTCTCCATCTACACGAGGATCTCGAGTCACAAGTTGTGTTTGGATCTGGTTTTGAGTAGCCATCATGGTGCGCATCATGTCATTCATCTGGTGCATTTGATCCCTTAACTCCTGAATGCTGTGCTCGTGATTAGCAAGCATTTCCTGCTGTTTACTAGATCGTGTATTTTCAGCCATTAGGACCGtgggctcttgataccaattgtaaggGTTCCCTGAGTGTGTGAATGAATGTAGGCAGTTTCTGGGTTGTAGTGTAAGAATTCAGAATGGAGATGATATTGTCACGGATTCACACTTAAAGAACTAACATGATAACTGTTTGATAAAAAGCAACTGAGGAATCAGATTGCCAAAGGGTTCTTCGAGGGCCCTTAACCTCCAAATTCTAGATGATTCTTGATAATGGGTTTTCCGTGCCTTGTTCAGACGTTCCTTCCCACTACATATCCTTACAGGAATAACAAACTTGACAAAGGAAATTGCAACACGTGTAAAGTAAAACTGAATTGAAAACAGAATGCAAATAGACTAATACGACAACTAAGGCTTAAATGGACTTGAACGGCAAGTAGCTTGCGAAGCGTTCTCCATCCTCATGCGACGTCGTGCTGGTCATCCCCCTGAAACGGTGAGCTTCATCCTTCCTCTAAAACGCTGCGTTACGAGTTCCCCTTAAGATCCCTAACTCTTCACTTCAGTTCCCTCTACTTCCTTCGATACTTGCATCTCTCTGTGTCTCCCCCCCATCGCCGCTCCTTACGCCATCTTCTTGTGAGACCCTAACataaattacttattattttttattattatttacggACCATCTCAGAAGTACTCAAATATAGCCTGAGTGTACTTTTAATTAGAGTTTTGGTTTTTGAGTCTAATCCTCTAGTCTACGTATTAAGAGTACAATCCCATCCCCCAAGAGTTTGGTTACATGCATGAAACCAAGAAGATTGAACACGTACAGCAAATTAAGCCCAATGCAGGCATAAGAATTCAAAATTCTAATGCACAAAAAAATCAGCTCTCCTACACTAGGAGTTAAATAACCTATTCCCTAAAAAAGGGAGCCTAAAATTATGGGCTGATAGTATTAactttataaattcattttcaaaatttaattaaaagtacatattttttataaatctaaaattaatattcaagtCATAACtctatattggattagtcaaaataataatataatattaattttttaatattaccgGGGTGGCATTCACCCTCCTCTCTTCTTCATTTCCATTAccgtactatatatatacttttatgaTAGTGTTTTTTTCTCCCCCCTCCACTGATTCGGTTTTGGTCAGATCTATTGCACTCCAGCCGCCATCAGTCGACATACGCTCCACCACGCCATTCTACAGTCGCCGATCTACTAGGACGGAGTGAAATCGCGCCAAAATGCTTGGATTGTGACCCCCACGTGCGGTTTGTTTCCGCGCGTGGTCTTCAGGCACCGTCGTGCCATGACGCCTCCGCCGATTACACGTGTCATACCAGCAAATTCTCCACGTCGAGATCTTCCAGATTTGCCCTGCTTCGCCAACTTCCTACATAtctcttcaaaaaaatattttaagacaACAAACTGCAGTACACCCACAACTTTCACCACTTCCAGCAGAGGTTCCACCATCATCGGTGGTGGTTCTATAGTTCGCATGACTTTGCGAACTACTAACTACAGTCTTTTAAGATTGCGCCCTCTTTGTAGGGCATGAGTGGGATTAAGAAATTGGTTTCAAAAtccgttttatttttatttttttcaccatttttacaCTATGATTATTATACTGGGGCATTTGTTAGAAAACCCACCCCTCTTCATGTATCATCCTTTCTGTTTCTAATTGAAATTTACttgcttaaaagaaaaaaaaaaaaaagaaatcaacgTCTCATTAAACTCTCAAACCTTTGTCATGATGCACATGCAACTCGAACAGTACCATCACGACGTACGTACTCCCACTCATGGAACATTAATTTCACTGGCATTCTCCGGAAACGTTCGACAAGCTGAGTTGAACCACTCAGCAAAAATGGGAATAATGAATTTGTGTTCGAATGCATCTTGGCCGCCATATATCACGGTCCACAGACTTTTTGATGAAGCAGTAACAGATATATGAACTTCGAAGTTCTTTCTCGAAAAGAGCACCAGATTGagcaaaagtttaaaattatagaaacaaaatcctaatacttctatatatatactcgACCGTAATCATTTGGCTGTAGCTAAAAGAACCAAATGCTGCTCATCATTATGAACCCAAAAATGATCATCTAAAGCCTCATTACACATGGGCCATGTAATGATAATCTCCATGTTCAATTTTTAAGCGAATTCCATCCACAAAATCTGCACTTTTTGTAACAACAAAAGCCAGATTCCAGTTATATGTTTGAGGCTCGACTATGACCATACACCGATCGAAGAACACTCGAGGTAGATAAACATGGAAACAAAATCTGCTCTCCCCCACTCCCCAAATGTCAGCTCCAACGCACtccttataatattattaattgaagCAGATAATCAAGTGGCTTACTTCTACAGGCCGACTCACCCctccaagaagaagaagaagaagaagaagaacatgaTCCGTGACGAACATGAAGCGGCCCTATCCTCTATATCCTTGGAACgataaaaatagatgatgatCATGTAATAAGAGGCCGGGAGGAGTACTAAAGAAGAACAAGTAGTAGAAGTGGAATGTTTAACAAAATCAAGTCAAGCAATTAGTTAAAGGCAAGGCATATATGCAGAAAATCTAGCAGAACAAGCGAACAAGTCCTAGCGTACAATAGTCATGTGAAAAAGAGAGtctacaactatatatatgacatgactagtacttattttattagtttctGAGGGataatatcaattaatatagaaatttcTGATCTGGTGATGTTCACTGGCAGAGATCTCTGGAAACTCTAATCAACAGAAGCCATGTGCAAGCGCAACAAATGAGAATCCGAAGAAATTTCGTTAAAAAGGGCAAAAAGGTGAAGGATGTGTGTTGGTACTCGGGGAGTTCCAGTCCAGAGAACCAGAGGTACGTGGCTAGGGTTTCAAGGGGCATCATTCCATAATCAAGACACAAGCTATAGTTATATTAAAGAGTGGGGCTACTTGCCTGTCGAATCACTCCATCCCTTAATTATTTCTCTGGTGCCAATGACAGAGAGATGGTGACTTTAACGCTTGCTTGAGATTATGTTTGTTGCCTCGAAAAGGAGCAGCTCTCTACAGAGCAGCGCACGTGTGACACAGAATCCGATGTTCATCTCCGCCACCATAACAAACCCTAATTTGTCAAAAACAGAGGGACAGGGACAGAAGAACCCTAGGCCAGTAACCTCCCGTgaccttattttcttcaaattaagaCTTCAGACTCCTGCCACCTCTTCAGTGATCGCCAACTTATATGAACCTGCTATATATGATTCCATAAAAAGATAAAGAGTTTGAAAGTGTGCGAAGTGAAAAGGAAGGTCTGGTGGAATGATGGGTGTTGAGGGAATCTAAAAGGATAAAATCGTGTTTTTTATATGAACAAGTACTATATTAAGAAATTGATAATACTTTCTTTTCTAGagaatataaaatcaaagcatgTGAATCCAAAAGCTTCGGTTTGATagtttgaataaatttttctttaaggcTTGGGATCATGTAATAGAATTAACGTAGAACTAAAAGTTTTccaacagaaaaaataaacaatagaacccccaaaagcatatatatatatatagatggttTGCTTTTCGTGCTTCTCGATCCAAAGAGTGAACGAATAGGATTATGAAACTGCAACAAGTAAATGAttaatagagagagaaatatcGGATCACAGCATGCCATCCTCCGGTAAACTGCTGCCTCACCTCTGAGCTACCATTACTTGGGGAGAAGTACTGGCTGGGGGAACAATTCAGATAAAATCAACCCAcctaaaattcataaatttatacatCCTTCTCAGCTTCAATCAAAGACCGACCGAATAACGTACGTAATTAAAATCTTAATGTAACAAAGAGGAGGAAATAATGACACAGTTTTTGTATTGTTAATAAGGAGGGCGACCCGTGCCACCCCAGTAGGCATCAGCCGGTAATTGGCATGAATTCAGAAGATTTTGGGGCATGCCATGAAAGAGAGATGTATTAGGATCAGGCAGTAGTAGTTGTTGTTGCTGATGCAGCTGTGGTTGTTGCTGGTCAACAATTTCTGGGGATCCGAGCGGTCCACTTCCCGGAATTGGAACCGGGGGCTCTTCCTGATCCTCCAAAGGAAGCCTCTCATATGCTGCATTACCGAATGATGCTGCCATTATTACCACCGGACCAGATGCCAGAAGCGGACCAACGACGCTCCCACCCACCACTTGGCCTTGACCGCCGGCTAAATATATAGTCAACCCCGAGGCCGCCGGTGGAGCAGGAGGGGGTAAAAATGAGCCTGACAAAGATAAAATCTCAAATCTACCATGTAAAGTCACAACAGCACCGGGTGAAGCAGGTTGCCTTAGAGTGACATTAGTGACAGTGCCACTCCCACTCAAAATGCATACCCCCCTTTGCCTCCGCCTCGCGAAAGTGGAAACACTTTCCATGATATCGCAACCATTAGCGACTTCGACAACGTGGGATCGGAGGGCATTTGCACTATCGCGGGTGATTATGATGGGTGGCTTGGGCTTGTTCTTGGAGCCAGTGGGTCTGCCTCTGGGTCTTCTTGTCATCTCATCCTCCCCAGTGGCGCCTGAGCCGAATTCCTGGTCTTGATCAGTCGTTGTAGTGGTGGTATTTGTGACATTGACGGTGTTGGTGGTGGTGTTAATTTCATCACGATCTCGTTTCTGTCGGCGGTTTAGGCCACCGTTACCGCGGCTTTGTTCATCCTCAGAGTTTTGTTGGTGGTGGTGTTGGAATTGATGGTGGGGGTGTAGATGAAGATCTCTTGATAGGAAAGGCGGAGGGAGAGGACGGCCGTGTGCTGTGACTGGGTCCATTTTTAGAGCTTTGTTACCTCAAACCCTAGCTAGGTGCAAGTAGGGGTGGTCAGGTGAAGTTCTTGGTTTTCACTCTTCTAGATTTGACTTTCTTTCTTGGTCTTTTTTTGGGTACTTTGATGAAGCAAATCCTACGAACCTTCACcagagaagaataaaggaaaggcTCTTAATTTGGCACAAGCCGCACAACCACCAAATTCTCAGCTGAAATGGCTCAATCATCCATCTTTAATTAATGCACTTCACCCTTGAGGTTTTGTTTCTCATAGGAATGACTTTACAAGCCTTTTCAATGATGCTTAAAGTAGTTGGGTAAGGGTTTTGGAGGAAATGAAGAACCAGAAAAAGAGCAAGGAGAGGTTAGAGAGGTGTGTTTGGGTACGGGGCCGTTTGGGGTGGGGCTTTCTTGTGTTGGCTTTTTGGGTAAGTAGTAGTACTGTACAGGGTGTTGGGTTGGGGTTAGGTCTAAGGAATCGGATCGATGATGGGTTTGGTTTTGGTGAGACAGCGTGCGCATGGGCGGTGGTCTGGGCCCCACTGCCTTTCTCTCTCCTGTGTCTCTCCTCAACCTGATctcttggtgggccccaacacCCCACGttcgctctctctctcgcttaCATGGACATAAGTCCGTGGCTATCTAGGATTAGAAGCCTGCGGTATAAGATCATTTTGTCGTTCATTTGCTTCCTCGAAACTATACTCTTTCGCTCTCTCATCCTCTCCTTCTCCTGCCTTCTCTTACCATGTATAATGATTAATTTCTGGTTACAAAATTATTGCTACCAACTTTCCTGAAACAACTTGCTGAATAACTTTCTACTTTTATCCTCGACAAACGCTacgagaaaaataaacttttgtaGTCTTTTAATTACggtgaaaatattatttataattaaaatatatttattttaactgtaaatattgtaaatagtcatttcgttagAATTAATTAGCTACaaataattagttttaaattctcaaatttaGCGAGACAAAAATCAGTCCAGTAATTTTCGGAAGCCTAAATTCTATTTAACGGGTTTCAGCGTTTCATTCTCCAAACCAGAATTGTTTCGTCCATTTGAACCATAATACACAAAAATTCAAACGTTGGAACTCATTCTGAGATTTCTGACCACTAAGTTTACTTTAACGAGATACATGCATCAATTTTTAAAGCTAGCTTTTCGTGCATTACATATATCCACGAAGACTTTGCAGTTCAGCAGCTGTAAAAAATTCAAGCTTAAAAGCCCTACTATTAGTAATTCTTCTCTTCTCCTAACTGAAATCTGCATATCCACAAAAGAACCAAATGTTCAGATGATTTTCACGTCATATTAATATGGCTTTAAGAAGCTTTTATCATATAGTTATATTTGTATACCAGAAAAAGTATTTCCCTATCAACGGTTATAGATCGAAAGCCCGCGAGTTTGAATCCAGCATGCATATTATACGACGTACCTACCTCACAAAGTTATTATTATCCACAACCAAACGATAAAAGGCTGTAAATGtagtttaattatgagaaagaagaagacaaaaaatgAAACCGAAACTGGAGATCTTGACGTGATTCTTTTTCTGCTCTGAAGAAGTTACAGCCTTGCCGGGTCGGTTACTCCATTCCACATTATCAGTTTCATGATCAGAGTGGAATACAGTTTGGTGCAAGGGGTGGGGacattcagagagagagagaggcgctAGCTTTTGGGTCAGGAGATCAGTCAGGCGGCGTGTCTTAGGGGCGACTCTCGATCGGTGTCTCTGATGTTGATGTTTAGAATGTTAGGGCAGCTGATCGCGAGATGGACGTGGCTCTTCTCCTCTGCCTCTCTTACCATTCACGCTTATCTTATCACCGTCGAAGATGGTGGAAGTACCACGCGCATCTTTACAAAATGCTCTTTTTACtcgtgttttttttataatgtgtaTGAGCACTTCTCACAAATGCCAACTCAAGACATGCATATTGTGCCAAACGCATATGTCCTGATGGGATAACACCCAAATCTCTAAAATAGAAGTCTTGGATTCGACCCACTccccaactcaaaaaaaaaaaaaaaaaaaaaagacatgcaTGTTGTATATATAATGTACATGCATGCGCAAGCACATACgggtcgtgtgtgtgtgtgtgtatatatatatatatatatatatatatatatataaaatttatggcAATTATATATTAGGTAGCTTTAGTCGTtagatattgaaaaaaaaataactttgtaTAACTAAAAactaattattgtataaatagTTTTAAcgatatatatagagataagaaaagaaataaagtaaACACAAATATAGGTTAATCAAAATTGCcgaaattaaattaattcattGCAAAAATACTATGGACGTCGAGCAACCTTGGATTTTGTCCCCCCACATCGGGTCAGCATGCATCTATCTAGCTCACGCAAGCACGAGTATTTTGGTCTCTATctataaaaggaagaaaaaacttattttcaaaCCCCTTTACTAACATACCAAATGCATCCAATAGCGTGTTTGCACACCAATTTGCAAGTGTAACTCAAGACAAAATATACACTTTTtagttatatgtatatatcactCACTCACCCAAAAcccttaatttgtatatttcgTTTTATGACGTTTTTCACGCTTCCCGGATTGCAAGGGAAGTAGTTTGAAGCCGAAGCGACTCAATAACATTGTTCCAAATTAAAGTTGCAAGAGACCCATGTCTTGCACTTTTTTTGAGGAAGACGTAgtaatattttaagttatatatatatatatatatataatatatatatatatatatatatatatatatatagtatgtgcGGACAGCTGGTTACTAACGTTACGCTAcgttatatatatgtgtgtgatcTTATAATTTACCTTATGCTAACTGTTTTGGAATGTAGAAGCAGATAAATGATAAGCAATTGGATGTCCAAccgtaaaaattaaaaaaactcccctcaatatctatctatatatatatatatatatgtatattatatatatatagatatagatatagatagatagagagagaggggggagggcTTGCAAAATTAAGTAGATTAGAGAGCAAATTAAAGAGGTAGTCAGCAATTTGATTGGGCCGCGCGCGCGCATGGGTAGAAGCTGCTTACGTAGACAATTGAGTGTAATTTAAGATATGACAGCCACACCACATGGTCAATTTATATTGTTGACTTACaaattagctagctagttgGATCTACCCAGATTAAAATTTCAATGCCCTTTAAATCGCCCTTGATCCTGACACATGTCTTcaatattgaaattaaagaatTCGTGGCGTAACAATCTACACTTCATGCCTTTTGGATTCTAGTAGTAGATCAGTTGCTCTCACGATTTTGATACCATTGACTTTTAACAAGTAGTAATACATATATCGATAAGCATTGAAGATGAGAATTTCTAAATTAGTCGGTGACGATCGATTACAATGGATTGGTACCGTacgtgaattttttttaatgcaaaatgattaaaaataataggGGATTGGGGAAAGAGAACTGCCTTTCGGTGATAATTCATTTCCAAGgttattgcatgcatgattcatgctaatttgaatttccCTTAGTTTTCATGCTCATTGTTTTTTCCTTGTACGTAGTAGAAACTTTTATTTGAGATGTTATATTGCAATTTGGGATTTATGATTTCCTTCTCGTATGCAATATATGACGGCTTGAATCGATAATTACATcgtaaatataaaagaaaaatggaattttACCCGCCCCATGTATACATTACTGTTGGTATTCATTAAAAtctaccttaaaaaaaataaagaagtacAAATTACGTGCAacaagaaaatgttattttgcaGCACCTATAAGCGCCATGCTTTAGCTGACATGCACGAATACAACGAATATTAATATTGGAATAACTAAATTTGGGGGAGAGCTGAGCTACTTCATCATCTTTATGCATGCCAAGCTAGCAATACATAAACAGTCATGCGCCCCATTTTGTAAGCGTGCGTCTATAACATGCGCACAATTACCGTAAACAAGCACTAGGTATATAGAAGCTAGCTAGATGATCAGGAAGTCCCAGAAAATTAATAGGGGGTGGAGATGGGAAATGGGAGAGCatctagctaattaattaaagaaatggcTTGAACAGAGTTTGACTGCATCGTCCATGGTGCTGTACGTTGAATGGCAAACCAGAGTGTGTGGGCGTGAATGAATAAAtgaaccagagagagagagagagagagagagagagcaaacgAGACGATAGGTGATGACAGTggcagagacagagacagagacggTGACAGAGACGGTGACAGAGACAGAtagacatgagagagagagagagagagtacacaGCACGAGCGGCCTTTCTGTATGCGGAGGGGTCGAACCCAACACTCCTGCCTGTAGAGTACCACGAGCTCTGAGTCCCACGAAAGTAACCCTTTATTTTGATGCTCTCTGTCGGACTCTCCATTTAATACCCCCCTCGTCCTTACCTCTCTATTGTCATTTATGCCattcatttcaaaataaataataataacaatactatTAGGACTACTGCTGTTATTATTTTGGGGCACAAAGAGTTGCCAACTTTGTAAGATCACGTGGTCATTAGGATCTAATACGGAGCTAAGAGAAATAGGACCGAGTTCAAATAGTCTATTCTCTCaattttctatatatgtataagccTTACTTAATTTACACCTTAGAAGTTTCAggaaatacatacatatatggaGATCCCAATCTATGTTCGGTGTCACGTCAAGAATCCTGGATGCGTTACAATATTAAATGCCTAACTTATAATTGGAAATTTTCTGATTTTACATGCTCAGCACGCATGCTTAGATAAATTAATTCAACTAATCCGACAAATATTATGTGGACATTGAAGTACTTATGAGACTCACAAATCCCATACACTTgccttttgtttttggaaacTCATATCCTTATATCCACTTATTAACGAGAGGGCACCGCGCGCCATTACTGTCTATTGAGAGGGCAAGCAGTTAGCTTCATCATCGTTCCAGCTAATTTCCAATATATGTGTTAGTACTATCCCACATCTTCTGATTTGttctgtttggatgttaagaatatctcagaatatctataaatagtagtaa
Above is a genomic segment from Juglans microcarpa x Juglans regia isolate MS1-56 chromosome 1D, Jm3101_v1.0, whole genome shotgun sequence containing:
- the LOC121262924 gene encoding AT-hook motif nuclear-localized protein 22-like, with protein sequence MDPVTAHGRPLPPPFLSRDLHLHPHHQFQHHHQQNSEDEQSRGNGGLNRRQKRDRDEINTTTNTVNVTNTTTTTTDQDQEFGSGATGEDEMTRRPRGRPTGSKNKPKPPIIITRDSANALRSHVVEVANGCDIMESVSTFARRRQRGVCILSGSGTVTNVTLRQPASPGAVVTLHGRFEILSLSGSFLPPPAPPAASGLTIYLAGGQGQVVGGSVVGPLLASGPVVIMAASFGNAAYERLPLEDQEEPPVPIPGSGPLGSPEIVDQQQPQLHQQQQLLLPDPNTSLFHGMPQNLLNSCQLPADAYWGGTGRPPY